In Pseudarthrobacter sp. ATCC 49987, the following proteins share a genomic window:
- a CDS encoding IS3 family transposase (programmed frameshift) has translation MPKAFPEEFRRDVVAVARKGEAPIIQIAKDFGVSPAALHRWMKIADREDGVKSGAVSDDAAKLREANKRIRLLEQEAEVMRRAVAYLSRDINPKMMYPLVRELAARDAPIRVPVAVSCRVLNFSRQAYYQWAANPVPARDWEEAHLINAAIDHHRDDPAFGYRFIADEINAGPGPGASERRIWRLCSENGILSVIHRRRRSGLKAGPPVHDDLVERDFSATAPNRKWLTDITEHHTGEGKLYLCAIKDLHSNRIVGYSMDGRMKASLAVAALDHAVALRKPAGTVVHSDRGSQFRSRKFVLALNTYGLNGSMGRVGACGDNAAMESFFSLLQKNVLNRKRWETRAELRLAITTWIERSYHRKRRQRALGRLTPIEFETIKNAASAA, from the exons ATGCCCAAAGCCTTTCCCGAAGAATTCCGCCGCGATGTCGTCGCGGTTGCCCGCAAGGGCGAAGCGCCCATCATCCAGATCGCCAAGGACTTCGGTGTCTCGCCCGCTGCCCTGCACCGCTGGATGAAGATCGCCGACAGAGAAGACGGCGTGAAGTCCGGGGCGGTGTCCGATGACGCCGCGAAGTTGCGGGAGGCCAACAAACGCATCCGGCTCCTGGAACAGGAAGCCGAAGTCATGCGCCGTGCCGTGGCCTACTTGTCCCGGGACATCAACCCA AAAATGATGTACCCGCTGGTCCGCGAGCTGGCTGCCAGGGACGCCCCGATCCGGGTTCCCGTGGCAGTGTCCTGCCGGGTACTGAATTTCTCCAGACAGGCCTACTACCAGTGGGCCGCCAATCCCGTCCCGGCCCGGGACTGGGAAGAAGCGCATCTGATCAACGCCGCCATCGATCACCACCGGGACGATCCTGCCTTCGGATACCGGTTCATCGCCGATGAGATCAACGCCGGTCCCGGCCCTGGGGCCAGTGAACGCCGGATCTGGCGGCTGTGCTCGGAGAACGGCATCCTCTCGGTGATCCACCGCCGGCGCCGGTCAGGGCTCAAGGCCGGCCCGCCGGTCCACGATGACCTCGTCGAACGGGACTTCAGCGCCACGGCACCGAACCGGAAATGGCTCACGGACATCACCGAGCACCACACCGGGGAGGGCAAGCTGTACCTGTGCGCGATCAAGGACCTTCACTCAAACCGGATCGTCGGGTACTCGATGGACGGGCGGATGAAAGCGTCCCTGGCCGTCGCCGCCCTGGACCACGCCGTGGCCCTCAGGAAACCGGCGGGCACGGTGGTCCACTCGGACAGAGGGTCCCAGTTCAGATCCAGAAAGTTCGTCCTGGCCCTGAACACCTACGGCCTGAACGGATCGATGGGCCGGGTAGGGGCATGCGGTGACAATGCAGCGATGGAATCGTTCTTCTCCCTGCTGCAAAAGAACGTCCTGAACCGGAAACGATGGGAGACCCGGGCCGAGCTCCGGCTGGCCATCACGACCTGGATCGAGCGCAGCTACCACCGCAAACGCCGTCAACGTGCCCTCGGACGGCTGACACCAATCGAGTTTGAGACAATAAAAAACGCGGCCTCAGCCGCGTAA
- a CDS encoding tyrosine-type recombinase/integrase: MVLVALPGGGAMDPAFWSVQAAEDFEQEIVDQYALAMAAAGLSDPHIRNTRATIIEFARSVTGPLWAATCQDADRFLAEQRRLGRSVSTRAGKAGTLALFYEFMISRYQGRIHRVAGVLVEQPIDEFNRQSGASLGNVRVPPSDAEIDAFFSCWRHSIPQARKYLPAARDYFAASLWRRLGLRINETVMLDIRDWRPDLGGFGKLHVRFGKGAQGRGPKPRLVPAINGAAELIDWWLGEVRHQYGEDWGDPDAPLLPSERFDRELGRCGRVGGNALRRSLGLQVEQWLPAWSGRMTPHVLRHYCASSLYGAGMDIKALQELLGHQWLSTTSGYIHVRSEHVELAWKNANERVESRFATTQKEG, from the coding sequence ATGGTGCTGGTGGCGTTGCCCGGTGGCGGCGCCATGGATCCGGCGTTCTGGAGTGTGCAGGCGGCCGAGGATTTCGAGCAGGAGATCGTTGACCAGTACGCGCTGGCGATGGCAGCGGCTGGTTTGAGCGATCCGCATATCCGCAATACCCGGGCGACGATTATTGAATTCGCCCGGTCGGTGACGGGCCCGCTGTGGGCGGCGACCTGCCAGGACGCCGACCGCTTCCTGGCCGAACAGCGCAGGCTGGGTCGCAGTGTGAGCACCAGAGCCGGCAAGGCCGGGACGCTGGCGCTGTTTTACGAGTTCATGATCAGCCGTTACCAGGGCCGGATCCATCGGGTGGCCGGGGTACTGGTCGAGCAGCCCATCGATGAGTTCAACCGCCAGTCCGGGGCGTCGCTGGGCAACGTCAGAGTGCCGCCGTCCGATGCCGAGATCGACGCGTTCTTTAGTTGTTGGCGGCACTCGATCCCGCAGGCCCGCAAGTATCTGCCCGCCGCGCGGGACTACTTCGCTGCCTCGCTGTGGCGTCGGCTGGGGTTGCGGATCAACGAGACGGTGATGCTCGACATCCGGGACTGGCGCCCGGACCTGGGCGGGTTCGGCAAGCTCCACGTCCGGTTCGGCAAGGGAGCACAGGGCCGTGGCCCGAAGCCGCGTCTGGTACCCGCGATCAACGGCGCGGCCGAGCTGATCGACTGGTGGCTGGGCGAGGTCCGACACCAGTACGGCGAGGACTGGGGCGACCCCGACGCACCCCTGCTCCCCTCGGAGCGGTTCGACCGCGAGCTGGGACGATGCGGCCGGGTCGGTGGCAACGCGCTGCGGCGCAGCCTGGGCTTGCAGGTCGAGCAGTGGTTGCCGGCCTGGTCGGGACGGATGACGCCCCACGTTCTGCGGCATTACTGCGCCTCCTCGCTCTACGGGGCCGGAATGGACATCAAAGCGCTTCAAGAGCTGCTGGGGCATCAGTGGCTCTCGACTACCTCGGGTTACATCCACGTGCGCAGCGAGCACGTCGAGCTGGCCTGGAAGAACGCCAATGAGCGGGTCGAATCCCGCTTCGCAACCACACAGAAGGAAGGATGA
- a CDS encoding helix-turn-helix domain-containing protein: MLWNLRIRAAERGVWKSAQMRRMLADAGLEISAGKMSSWWAGTPATMRLEELDVLCSVLKCTPTDLMSPEPDKVAARRPRATETVNGDDQGHGAGNGGASPVVTPRFGKPRSEPPL; this comes from the coding sequence GTGCTGTGGAATCTGCGGATCAGAGCCGCCGAACGCGGGGTCTGGAAGTCAGCGCAGATGCGCCGGATGCTCGCCGATGCCGGGCTGGAGATCAGCGCCGGGAAGATGTCCTCGTGGTGGGCCGGGACACCGGCGACGATGAGACTCGAAGAGCTCGACGTGCTCTGCTCAGTGTTGAAGTGCACGCCGACGGACCTGATGAGCCCCGAGCCGGACAAGGTCGCGGCACGTCGTCCACGCGCCACCGAGACCGTCAACGGCGATGACCAGGGCCACGGCGCCGGCAATGGCGGGGCATCGCCGGTCGTCACGCCGAGATTCGGCAAGCCGCGGTCCGAACCGCCCCTATAG
- a CDS encoding ATP/GTP-binding protein, with protein MAALVPSVKEYRGTTVQVCGLWPFSSGASSPMIGVPLGRHEETQATVCCDPISWFQRARLISNPSAFILGKPGLGKSTVVRRMFIGLSAQGVHPLILGDLKGEHVKAVQALGGQVIRLGRGVGYLNILDPGQAVEAAQLLEDSGHHEDATRVRADAHGRRLTMVVSLITISRNNPPTDQEQTILDRALRVLDDRFDGVPVLKDLLDVIISAPDELRQVALDRGDMDVYLQETRALEATLLGLTGGGKLGEIFSRHTTNPMMRDRAVVFDVSSIDETETDLQAAILLACWSYGFGTVNVANALADAGLEPRRNYFVVLDELWRALRAGKGMVDRVDALTRLNRSVGVGQIMISHTMSDLLALPAEEDRMKARGFVERSGMVICGGLPASEMPLLTSAIPLSRQEQQKLISWQDPPAWDSRGLDVEPPGRGKFLIKVGGRPGIPVLVGLTSLEQGPDGVNDTEGKWRENVEKFA; from the coding sequence ATGGCCGCCCTCGTGCCGTCCGTGAAGGAATACCGGGGAACCACGGTCCAGGTCTGCGGGCTGTGGCCGTTTTCCTCCGGGGCGTCCTCGCCCATGATCGGCGTCCCGCTCGGACGCCATGAGGAGACCCAGGCCACGGTCTGCTGTGACCCGATCAGCTGGTTCCAGCGGGCGCGGCTGATTTCCAATCCGTCCGCGTTCATCCTGGGCAAGCCGGGGCTGGGCAAGTCCACCGTGGTGCGCCGGATGTTCATCGGGCTCTCCGCCCAGGGTGTTCACCCTCTGATCCTCGGGGATTTGAAAGGCGAGCACGTCAAAGCGGTCCAGGCTCTCGGCGGCCAGGTCATCAGGCTCGGCCGGGGAGTGGGCTACCTGAACATCCTCGATCCCGGCCAGGCCGTCGAAGCCGCGCAGCTGCTCGAAGACAGCGGCCACCATGAGGACGCGACCCGGGTCCGCGCTGACGCGCACGGCCGGCGCCTGACCATGGTTGTCTCCCTGATCACGATCAGCCGGAACAACCCGCCCACCGATCAGGAACAGACGATCCTGGACCGGGCCCTGCGGGTCCTCGATGACCGGTTCGACGGCGTCCCGGTCCTCAAGGACCTTCTGGACGTGATCATCTCCGCACCGGACGAGCTGCGGCAGGTCGCTTTGGACCGCGGCGACATGGACGTCTACCTGCAGGAAACCCGGGCACTGGAAGCAACCCTGCTGGGCCTGACCGGCGGCGGGAAGCTCGGAGAAATCTTCTCCCGACACACCACCAACCCCATGATGCGCGACCGCGCCGTGGTCTTCGATGTCTCCAGCATTGACGAGACCGAAACCGACCTCCAAGCTGCCATTCTGCTCGCGTGCTGGTCCTACGGCTTCGGCACCGTCAACGTCGCCAACGCCCTCGCGGACGCCGGCCTGGAACCGCGCCGGAACTACTTCGTGGTCCTGGATGAGCTGTGGCGGGCGCTGCGCGCCGGTAAAGGCATGGTGGACCGGGTGGACGCCCTGACCCGGTTGAACCGCTCCGTCGGTGTCGGTCAGATCATGATTTCCCACACCATGTCCGACCTGCTGGCGCTGCCGGCGGAAGAGGACCGGATGAAAGCCCGCGGATTCGTGGAACGCTCCGGCATGGTGATCTGCGGTGGCCTCCCGGCCTCCGAGATGCCGTTGCTGACCTCGGCCATTCCGCTGTCCCGGCAGGAGCAGCAGAAGCTCATCTCCTGGCAGGACCCGCCCGCCTGGGACTCACGCGGGCTCGACGTCGAACCTCCCGGACGTGGGAAGTTCCTGATCAAGGTCGGTGGCCGGCCCGGGATCCCGGTCCTGGTGGGACTGACATCTTTGGAGCAAGGCCCGGATGGAGTCAACGACACGGAGGGGAAGTGGCGTGAAAACGTTGAGAAGTTCGCGTGA
- a CDS encoding SCO6880 family protein — MAAINTEYKEPSYGNWRVPRSAGLGNLGAIGTGIVMAGLLLGIISFAIWGLLPGLAVLAVAGAAALLLTVKDKHGQSVVDRFGTRMSFRLAKSSGTNLYRSGPLGVTAWGMYQLPGLAAKSTLYEFTDSYKRPFALLHVPSTSHYTVIFSTEPDGASLVDPEQVDAWVANWGGWLAGLGDEAGLDAAAVTVETAPDSGYRLRNEVMMNIDPNAPEFAKDVLNEVVNTYPEGSATVRAWVSLSFYASLRAGSKKRTPEDVARDLASRIPGLSARLQSTGAGIARPMSAQELCEVVRIAYDPPAALIIDEAHSAGSPVSLTWGEVGPSATQASWDDYRHDSAFSVSWTMTGAPRGSVNSSVLSRLLAPHGDIDRKRVSLLYRPMDSARAAAVVERDQNNANVRITSGGRPSARALVDARSAVQTAQEEAQGAGLVNFGMVVTATVTDKERLADAVAAVEQTSGTARVLLRRAYGAQDTAFAASLPLGLVLPKHSLLPSEIKDAL; from the coding sequence GTGGCAGCAATTAATACCGAATACAAGGAACCGTCCTACGGCAACTGGCGCGTCCCGCGCTCGGCCGGGCTGGGCAACCTCGGAGCTATCGGCACCGGCATTGTCATGGCCGGGTTGTTGCTGGGCATCATCAGTTTCGCCATCTGGGGCCTGCTCCCGGGCCTTGCTGTCCTGGCCGTCGCCGGGGCGGCCGCCCTGCTGCTGACGGTCAAGGACAAGCACGGCCAGTCCGTTGTTGACCGGTTCGGAACCCGGATGAGCTTCCGTCTCGCCAAGTCCTCCGGAACGAACCTCTACCGTTCCGGCCCCCTCGGGGTCACGGCCTGGGGCATGTACCAGCTCCCGGGCCTCGCGGCGAAGTCCACCCTGTATGAATTCACCGACTCCTACAAGCGCCCGTTCGCCCTCCTGCATGTGCCTTCCACCAGCCATTACACCGTGATCTTCTCCACCGAACCCGACGGTGCGTCCTTGGTGGACCCGGAGCAGGTTGATGCGTGGGTGGCGAACTGGGGCGGCTGGCTCGCCGGCCTCGGGGATGAAGCGGGTCTGGACGCCGCCGCGGTGACGGTGGAGACCGCACCGGATTCGGGCTACCGGCTCCGCAATGAGGTCATGATGAACATCGACCCGAACGCCCCGGAGTTTGCCAAAGACGTGCTCAACGAGGTCGTGAACACGTATCCGGAAGGGTCGGCCACGGTCCGGGCCTGGGTGTCCCTGTCCTTCTACGCCTCCCTGCGGGCAGGATCGAAGAAGCGCACACCTGAAGATGTGGCCCGGGACCTCGCGTCCCGGATCCCCGGGCTGTCGGCCCGGCTGCAGTCCACCGGTGCCGGGATCGCCCGTCCGATGTCCGCGCAGGAACTCTGCGAGGTCGTCCGGATCGCCTACGATCCGCCCGCCGCGCTGATCATTGACGAAGCGCACTCCGCCGGCTCCCCGGTTTCCTTGACCTGGGGCGAAGTCGGCCCCTCCGCGACGCAGGCGTCTTGGGATGACTACCGGCACGACAGTGCGTTCTCCGTCTCATGGACCATGACAGGTGCCCCGCGCGGTTCGGTGAACTCCTCGGTCCTGTCCCGGCTGCTGGCCCCGCACGGGGACATCGACCGCAAGCGCGTTTCCCTGCTCTACCGGCCGATGGATTCGGCCCGGGCCGCGGCCGTGGTCGAGCGGGACCAGAACAACGCCAACGTCCGCATCACCTCCGGGGGCCGCCCGTCCGCCCGTGCCCTGGTCGATGCCCGCTCCGCCGTGCAGACCGCCCAGGAAGAAGCCCAGGGTGCCGGGCTGGTGAACTTCGGCATGGTCGTCACGGCCACCGTGACCGACAAGGAACGCCTCGCCGATGCCGTGGCCGCCGTGGAACAGACCTCGGGCACCGCCCGGGTGCTGCTGCGCCGGGCCTACGGCGCCCAGGACACCGCGTTCGCCGCGTCCCTGCCGCTGGGTCTGGTCCTTCCCAAGCACAGCCTCCTGCCCTCCGAAATCAAGGATGCGCTCTAG
- a CDS encoding type IV secretion system protein, giving the protein MAECKWGELTCVAGNIAAGAVDDAITNLANSIMEGMSQMVTTLSTFWVSMPTVNLASSDGATPSPVVSVVNSELMVWTLTLAVLAVILGGIRMIWEQRGAPLKDLLRSLITLALVSGLGLGVISILVIAADAFSAEIIKRSTDGKGFAESMSLLVVSGQTGVGVFILIVLGLIGLIASLVQIVLMVVRSGMLVILAGILPTTAAFTNTEMGRQWFQKAVGWTIAFILYKPAAAIVYSVAFLLMGNNSGKDSLITSITGFTLMIVALFALPALMRFVTPMVGAVASGGGAGAGAAVGAMATGAVSMGRSGSGKGNSAPTPASTQTNQSAVSPKGSTGTTGPRGNGGQPTPGATGPGGATSAATAGAAGTTGAGAGAAAGSAGAASGAASAAGPAGMAIAAGAQAASRVSRAAQQTAQDSTGQSETAEGPSGSN; this is encoded by the coding sequence ATGGCTGAGTGCAAATGGGGGGAGCTGACGTGCGTCGCGGGGAACATCGCAGCCGGAGCAGTTGACGACGCCATAACAAACCTGGCGAATTCGATCATGGAGGGCATGAGCCAGATGGTGACGACTCTGTCGACTTTCTGGGTGTCCATGCCCACGGTGAACCTGGCCAGCTCTGACGGTGCGACGCCGAGTCCCGTCGTCTCGGTGGTGAACAGCGAATTGATGGTCTGGACTCTGACGCTGGCGGTCCTCGCGGTCATTCTCGGTGGCATCCGGATGATCTGGGAACAACGCGGAGCACCGCTCAAGGATCTGCTCCGGTCCCTCATCACGCTGGCCCTGGTCTCGGGGCTTGGCCTCGGAGTCATCTCGATCCTGGTCATCGCCGCAGATGCTTTCTCGGCCGAGATCATCAAGCGTTCCACGGACGGTAAGGGCTTTGCCGAGTCGATGAGCCTCCTGGTCGTGTCCGGCCAGACAGGGGTTGGCGTGTTCATCCTCATCGTTCTGGGCTTGATCGGTCTGATTGCCTCCCTCGTCCAGATCGTTCTGATGGTGGTCCGCAGCGGCATGCTGGTGATCCTCGCGGGCATCCTGCCCACCACCGCAGCTTTCACCAACACCGAGATGGGACGGCAATGGTTCCAGAAAGCAGTTGGCTGGACTATCGCGTTCATCCTCTACAAACCTGCCGCAGCCATTGTCTACTCGGTCGCATTCCTCCTCATGGGTAACAACAGCGGGAAGGATTCATTGATCACTTCCATCACGGGCTTCACGTTGATGATCGTCGCGCTGTTCGCTTTGCCGGCGCTGATGCGTTTCGTCACCCCGATGGTGGGGGCGGTCGCGTCCGGCGGGGGAGCAGGAGCAGGGGCTGCCGTGGGGGCCATGGCCACAGGCGCCGTCTCCATGGGCCGCAGCGGGAGCGGTAAAGGCAACTCCGCCCCGACACCGGCCAGCACACAAACCAACCAGTCAGCTGTATCTCCGAAGGGCAGCACCGGAACAACCGGACCCCGGGGCAATGGCGGCCAGCCCACACCCGGAGCGACCGGTCCGGGCGGGGCCACCAGCGCCGCCACAGCCGGCGCAGCAGGCACTACTGGTGCAGGGGCAGGAGCTGCCGCCGGCAGTGCAGGCGCCGCGTCGGGTGCAGCGTCAGCCGCCGGCCCGGCCGGCATGGCCATCGCCGCAGGAGCACAAGCAGCGTCCAGGGTTTCCCGGGCCGCACAACAGACCGCGCAGGATTCAACCGGCCAATCAGAAACAGCGGAGGGCCCCAGTGGCAGCAATTAA
- a CDS encoding DUF6668 family protein, whose product MQQSLNPWITHPAPADGADTAAPEAHEPPEAVISEPLRGMVEPDAADRLARRTVAGSAALWVTGAHGGSGESRIADLIGGGRATHCWPVLQDGSKPRVLLVCRADIRGLTAAQSALMQWASGAAPAVDLLGLAVLADAPGKTPKPLRDFAAIVGGGAPRYWTLPWVEAWRHGDSTTLPAAREYQRFITDLAALATDTTTGTTH is encoded by the coding sequence ATGCAACAGTCCCTGAACCCCTGGATCACCCACCCGGCCCCGGCCGACGGCGCGGACACTGCAGCCCCGGAAGCTCACGAGCCGCCGGAGGCCGTGATCAGTGAACCTCTGAGGGGAATGGTCGAACCGGACGCCGCAGACCGTCTGGCCCGCCGCACCGTCGCCGGCTCCGCAGCACTGTGGGTCACCGGGGCCCACGGTGGATCCGGTGAAAGCCGCATCGCTGACCTGATCGGAGGGGGACGCGCCACCCACTGCTGGCCTGTCCTCCAGGACGGCAGCAAGCCCCGGGTGCTGCTGGTCTGCCGCGCAGACATCCGCGGCCTGACAGCGGCACAGAGCGCCCTGATGCAGTGGGCATCGGGCGCGGCGCCCGCGGTTGATCTGCTCGGCCTCGCCGTACTTGCGGACGCACCGGGGAAAACTCCCAAACCCTTACGGGACTTCGCCGCCATCGTCGGCGGGGGAGCCCCCCGGTACTGGACCCTGCCCTGGGTAGAAGCCTGGCGGCACGGAGACTCCACCACCCTGCCGGCGGCCCGCGAGTACCAACGCTTCATCACTGACTTAGCCGCCCTGGCTACCGACACCACAACCGGCACCACCCACTGA
- a CDS encoding chromosome partitioning protein ParA: MGTTPTQVMAFPNIRAIVRDNGTAEVIVAGNSRIVPAGDSMQELRNNALALIVGEAQTLQRPVRVRIEDPEGHGELIVRPDNKIESVSYEPAPARRRAEAPETTPATAAPAIIETAPAPEPMAVPAPAASVDAQPWPPAPATATPEPQTAAVVEEAAPTRRSLKETSFLVSAPVLEPATQGWRGTLTRLGLRMDPSEEELTEREDIRTVSQHWPGPRTIAVVNRKGGANKTPTVVMLSAILARYSGAATVAWDNNESQGTLGWRTEKGAHDRSVLDLIDASTELLSPSTNAAEIAKFVHHQTADKFDVLRSDENEEGDHEVTAEEVDIAHQVLTRYYRLVVMDSGNTARAANWRRMIDHTNQLVVPVTAIEDRAEAARLTLQTLESRGGHDAELARNAVVIVSESTDAKRSMSGEALKRAKDEAQRIADGFAPFVRAVVRIPYDPALVNGPIRYEALQPATQRAWLAAAAAVAAGF; this comes from the coding sequence ATGGGCACCACACCAACGCAAGTTATGGCCTTTCCCAACATCAGGGCCATCGTCCGGGACAACGGCACCGCCGAGGTCATCGTCGCGGGCAACTCCCGCATCGTCCCTGCCGGAGACTCCATGCAGGAACTCCGCAACAACGCCCTGGCCCTCATCGTGGGTGAAGCCCAGACCCTTCAGCGCCCCGTCCGGGTCCGCATCGAGGACCCCGAAGGACACGGTGAACTCATCGTGCGCCCGGACAACAAGATCGAATCCGTCTCCTACGAGCCCGCTCCGGCCCGCCGCAGGGCAGAAGCCCCCGAAACCACGCCCGCGACCGCAGCGCCGGCCATCATTGAGACCGCACCCGCACCCGAGCCCATGGCGGTTCCTGCCCCTGCCGCATCGGTGGACGCCCAGCCGTGGCCGCCCGCCCCCGCAACGGCCACCCCGGAACCACAGACAGCTGCCGTTGTTGAGGAAGCCGCGCCAACCCGGCGCAGCCTGAAGGAAACCTCGTTCCTGGTCAGCGCCCCGGTCCTCGAACCTGCCACCCAAGGCTGGCGCGGAACACTCACACGCCTGGGGCTCCGGATGGATCCCTCCGAGGAAGAACTCACCGAACGCGAGGACATCCGCACGGTCAGCCAGCACTGGCCCGGCCCCCGGACCATCGCCGTGGTCAACCGCAAGGGCGGGGCCAACAAGACCCCCACCGTGGTCATGCTCTCGGCCATCCTCGCCCGCTACAGCGGCGCGGCCACGGTCGCGTGGGACAACAACGAATCCCAGGGCACCCTCGGATGGCGGACGGAAAAGGGCGCCCACGACCGCAGCGTCCTGGACCTGATCGACGCCTCCACCGAACTGCTCTCCCCATCCACGAACGCCGCCGAAATCGCCAAGTTCGTCCACCACCAGACCGCCGACAAGTTCGACGTCCTCCGCTCGGATGAAAACGAAGAAGGCGACCACGAAGTCACCGCCGAGGAAGTCGACATCGCCCACCAGGTCCTCACCCGCTACTACCGCCTCGTGGTCATGGACTCCGGCAACACCGCCAGGGCCGCGAACTGGCGCCGGATGATCGACCACACCAACCAGCTCGTCGTCCCCGTCACCGCCATCGAGGACCGCGCAGAAGCCGCCAGACTGACGCTGCAGACCCTGGAATCCCGGGGCGGGCACGACGCGGAACTCGCCCGCAACGCCGTAGTCATCGTCTCGGAATCCACCGACGCCAAGCGCAGCATGAGCGGCGAGGCGCTGAAGCGGGCCAAGGACGAGGCCCAACGGATCGCTGACGGCTTCGCCCCGTTCGTCCGCGCGGTCGTCCGGATTCCCTACGATCCGGCACTGGTCAACGGCCCCATCCGCTACGAAGCCCTCCAGCCCGCCACCCAGCGGGCATGGCTGGCGGCCGCGGCCGCCGTCGCCGCCGGCTTCTAA
- a CDS encoding CHAP domain-containing protein, which produces MLFLGLILSMVLLFGPTPAAADCGPAVSVAISADTKVEGYTQEQLQNAAAIMGAGKALDLSVNGQVISVMVALGESGLRVLDTGDGAGPDSRGLFQQRDNGAWGSHADRMNPTTSATNFIKALKGVAGWELLEPTIAGNRVQRNADPYHYQKYWPEAVKLVQALSNSKFSLQGSDCAVPGRSGAGDDYPWKNSPTWLQAGANASSTSPLGMYYRECVDFALWRVNQQMGSTKAPFKFLNGSFRPDGQGLGSALTWKAGWDAKGWDSGSTPRVGAVVWYAPGAGGADPNFGHVAVVKAVNADGTYLEEGYNGNPAPADHSYYTRTVANTVPSAFLYLPTQEEKK; this is translated from the coding sequence ATGCTCTTCCTGGGTTTGATCCTGTCGATGGTTCTGCTCTTCGGGCCGACACCTGCTGCGGCCGACTGCGGCCCGGCCGTTTCCGTCGCGATCAGCGCCGACACCAAGGTTGAGGGCTACACCCAGGAGCAGCTGCAGAATGCCGCAGCGATCATGGGCGCCGGAAAGGCGCTGGACTTGTCGGTAAACGGGCAGGTCATCAGCGTGATGGTGGCCCTGGGGGAGTCGGGGTTGCGGGTCCTGGATACCGGCGACGGCGCGGGTCCGGATTCCCGGGGGTTGTTCCAGCAGCGCGACAACGGCGCGTGGGGTTCCCACGCAGACCGCATGAACCCCACCACGAGCGCAACGAACTTCATCAAAGCCCTGAAAGGCGTGGCCGGCTGGGAGCTGTTGGAACCGACCATTGCCGGCAACAGGGTCCAGCGCAACGCCGATCCCTACCACTATCAGAAGTACTGGCCCGAGGCCGTCAAACTCGTCCAGGCGCTCTCGAACTCGAAGTTCTCCCTGCAGGGCAGCGACTGCGCGGTCCCCGGACGGTCCGGCGCGGGGGACGACTACCCGTGGAAGAACTCCCCGACCTGGTTGCAGGCCGGCGCAAACGCGTCCAGTACCTCGCCTCTCGGCATGTACTACCGCGAGTGCGTGGACTTCGCCCTCTGGCGGGTCAACCAGCAGATGGGTTCAACGAAAGCTCCGTTCAAGTTCCTCAACGGCTCCTTCCGCCCCGACGGGCAGGGGCTCGGCTCGGCCCTGACCTGGAAGGCCGGCTGGGACGCAAAGGGCTGGGACTCCGGCAGCACGCCCCGGGTCGGCGCCGTTGTCTGGTACGCGCCCGGAGCCGGGGGAGCGGACCCGAACTTCGGCCACGTCGCCGTGGTGAAGGCCGTCAACGCTGACGGGACCTACCTGGAAGAGGGCTACAACGGCAACCCGGCCCCGGCGGACCACAGCTACTACACCCGGACCGTGGCCAACACCGTCCCCTCCGCTTTCCTGTACCTGCCCACCCAAGAGGAGAAAAAGTGA
- a CDS encoding helix-turn-helix domain-containing protein: protein MPRIYKPLPGQPQEAAKALSVFNANTLRAAVIRDLAQHLDGDTTGNIAKRIGVDYRQVYTHIKTLEAEGLVSAAGEVGVRNGQRIHYSIDLGRLRECGLVYMSYLSGE from the coding sequence ATGCCCCGCATCTACAAGCCACTCCCCGGACAGCCGCAAGAGGCTGCAAAGGCTTTGAGTGTGTTCAACGCCAACACCCTGCGGGCGGCTGTTATCAGGGACCTGGCCCAGCATCTTGACGGCGACACGACGGGAAACATCGCCAAGCGCATTGGCGTGGACTACCGGCAGGTCTACACGCATATCAAGACACTTGAGGCCGAAGGGTTGGTCTCCGCTGCGGGCGAAGTCGGTGTCCGCAACGGGCAGCGCATTCATTACTCCATAGACCTGGGCAGGTTGCGGGAATGCGGCCTCGTCTACATGAGCTATCTGTCGGGAGAATAG